A window of Gouania willdenowi chromosome 12, fGouWil2.1, whole genome shotgun sequence contains these coding sequences:
- the atp6v1g1 gene encoding V-type proton ATPase subunit G 1 has product MASQSQGIQQLLQAEKRAAEKVAEARKRKNRRLKTAKEEAQAEIEQYRLQREKEFKTKEAAALGSHGNSAVEVDRDTAERMGQIQNSYRGNREKVLGELLRLVCDIKPEFHVNYRVAG; this is encoded by the exons ATGGCTAGTCAGTCTCAGGGGATTCAGCAGCTGCTTCAGGCGGAGAAGAGGGCCGCAGAGAAGGTGGCCGAAGCCCGCAAGC gtAAGAACCGCCGCCTGAAGACGGCGAAGGAGGAAGCCCAGGCTGAGATCGAACAGTACCGTCTGCAGAGGGAGAAAGAGTTCAAGACCAAAGAGGCCGCG GCTCTTGGTTCCCATGGCAACAGCGCGGTGGAGGTGGACCGGGATACGGCAGAGCGGATGGGCCAGATCCAGAACAGTTACCGTGGTAACCGGGAGAAGGTGCTTGGCGAACTGTTGCGGCTCGTCTGCGACATCAAGCCAGAGTTCCATGTCAACTACCGTGTAGCTGGTTAA